CTTAACAGTCTGTGCTACGTTGATAGTCACAGTGCCTGCCTTGGGGGACGGCATCAAACCACGAGGACCGAGAACCTTGGCAACCTTGCTGATCACCGGCATCATGTCGGGAGTAGCAACGACTGCGTCAAAGTCCAGCCAGCCTTCCATAATCTTCTGAACCAAGTCAGCGCCACCTGCGTAGTCAGCACCAGCAGCCTTAGCAACTTCAAGGTTATTGTCCTTGCAGAATACCAAAACGCGGACCTGACGACCGGTACCGTGAGGCAGCACGACAGTGCCACGAACCACTTGGTCGGAATGTTTAGGATCCACACCGAGGTTGAAATGAATTTCGACGGTCTGGTCGAACTTCACCTCGGACTTTTTAAGAATTTCGAGAGCGGAAGTCAGATCGTATGCCTTGTTGCGTTCGATAGCTTCAGCAATCTTCTTGTATTTTTTTCCTCTGAACATGAAGTTTTCCTGTCAGATACGTAACGGTGAATTACCTGCCTCAGTCAACCACTTCAACACCCATGGAGCGGGCAGTACCAGCAACCATGCGCATAGCGGCTTCGAGGTCGATTGTGTTAAGATCCGGCATCTTCTTCTGAGCGATTTCCTGGATCTGGGCCTTAGTGATCTTACCGACCTTCTTACGGTTGGGTTCACCAGAGCCACTTTCAATGCCGACAGCCTTCTTGATGAGGGCCGGAACCGGCGAAACCTTCGTGATGAAGGTGAAGCTCTTATCTGCGTAGACGGTGATGACTACGGGAATGATCATTCCCTTAGCGTCCTGGGTCTTTGCATTGAACTGCTTACAGAATTCCATGATGTTGACACCCTTCTGACCAAGGGCCGGACCTACGGGAGGAGCCGGATTAGCTGCACCACCGGGAATCTGGAGCTTAATATAACCTGTGATTTTCTTTGCCACTGTATTATCTCCGTGTCAAAAACCGTAACATTAAACGTTGTCGGACTCAACCTGATTAAAGGCAAGTTCAACAGGCGTAGAGCGGCCGAATACGGTAACCATGACCTTGATCTTGGAGTCCATAATCTCGTCTACGACGCCCACAAAGTCCTTAAACGGACCTTCCTTGATGCGGACATTTTCGCCAATTGTGTACGGAATTTGGATCTCACCTTCTGCGGAATTACTAGGATCAACTCCAAGAAGGCGATCGACCTCGCTCTGTGTTAAAGGAATGGCCACACGCTTAGTCGGGGTCATTCCAAGGAAATGGGTGACGCCATTAATGTTCATCACCAAATGCTGGGTGAGCTCGTCCAGCACCATTTCAATGA
This genomic stretch from Fibrobacter sp. UWR4 harbors:
- the nusG gene encoding transcription termination/antitermination protein NusG, encoding MMRWYAIHTFSGQENNIKKRIEQMIEREGVQDRFGQIIVPTREVVSTVRGRRRVSTLNTMPTYVIIEMVLDELTQHLVMNINGVTHFLGMTPTKRVAIPLTQSEVDRLLGVDPSNSAEGEIQIPYTIGENVRIKEGPFKDFVGVVDEIMDSKIKVMVTVFGRSTPVELAFNQVESDNV
- the rplA gene encoding 50S ribosomal protein L1, with translation MFRGKKYKKIAEAIERNKAYDLTSALEILKKSEVKFDQTVEIHFNLGVDPKHSDQVVRGTVVLPHGTGRQVRVLVFCKDNNLEVAKAAGADYAGGADLVQKIMEGWLDFDAVVATPDMMPVISKVAKVLGPRGLMPSPKAGTVTINVAQTVKELKAGKIQYRVDKGANVHAPVGKLSFTLDQLVENTKAVIDSVVKAKPQTSKGTYIKSLTLSATMAPGIKLDLAMTR
- the rplK gene encoding 50S ribosomal protein L11 — protein: MAKKITGYIKLQIPGGAANPAPPVGPALGQKGVNIMEFCKQFNAKTQDAKGMIIPVVITVYADKSFTFITKVSPVPALIKKAVGIESGSGEPNRKKVGKITKAQIQEIAQKKMPDLNTIDLEAAMRMVAGTARSMGVEVVD